The nucleotide window CGCGATTCGAGCCGGGCGGCAAGGCTTTCAGCGTCGTCATGGCGCTCGGGGCTTCGGCGAAGCTTTTGCGCGAGACGGGCATCCAGAACGTCGAGCGGGAAGCCGAACGTTTGACCCGACAACTCCAAGAAGGCCTGGAGGCACGGCGATACGTGGTCGCCTCTCCGCACGGTGAAAAATTCCGGGGCGCGATTCTCAATTTCGTTTCCGGTCCTGGCGCCAAACTGCGCGAGCTCGCAGAGATCGAAAAGACCTTCGTCACGGCCAAGGTCGCCTACGCGAAGCGCCCTCCGGGGATCCGGCTTTCGCTGCATGCGATGATGCAAGATGAGGACGTCGCGCGGGTCTTGGCGCTACTCTAAGCGGCTTTTTTGCCGCCGCTGCCGCCGCCACGCTTAAAGCTGCCGATCATCTCGTTCAGGTAAACTTGCGCGCGGTAGCGCTTCACCTGCGAGGCCGAGTCTTTGCGGAGGTGCATATGGGTCACCCCTTTGTTGCGCAGTCGTCCGCGCTGCGCCCCGAAGAGCTTGCGGCCTTGGGGCGTGTACAAGAGGTATTTTTTGTTTGAAGGAAGATAGATGTAGAGGTCGAACTCGACCGGTACGTCGTCGTGCAGTTCGTCGATGCCGAGCTTCAGCATGTTTTCCGCGACGGACTGCTCCAGCTTCGTTTCGGTCTCTTTCGAGGGGAAGAAAGCCATCGCGATCTCGTTCGTGCCGTGCACGGACTTGCGCAAGAAATTCGCCTGCGCGATCGCCCACTCTTCGAAGTCGACCTGCTCCAGTTTCAAATTCATGCCGTTGTCATCGTCGATTTTTTCACCGTTCGCGCGCAAGAAACTGAAAAGGCGATCCTGAACGCTTTTCAGGAACTCGTCGTCGATCTTTCGGTCCGCGCCGAGTGCGGCCACCAAGTATCCCGAAAAACGCGGCGAAGAGATGGTGATGCACGCCACATTCGTCGCGGACGTCACTTCTTCGAAGTTCGGATCGCCCTCCGTGATGAGGACGCTTTGTTCGAGTGCCTCCTGAGTGCCTTTGACAATCAACGACTCGCGATCCGGATAGTTCGCGGGATCCTGTTTGTAAGTGGGTTGTTTGCGAGCCTTGCGGGCGATGGGCCCGTGTTCCATGATCGGACCGTCTTTGCGTTTGCGCGACGAGCCTTTCTCTGAAGTGGAGTCTTCGGAGTTGGTGGCGCCCGGAGTGACGGCGGATCCCATCGTGTCCCAGCTGCTCGCGTAGGGATTGTTGGAGTCGTCGTCGAGCTCGGGGTTTGCGGCATTTGCCGCCGGGTCGCCCCCGGAGCCGCCGACTTGACCGTCGGAATTCGCTCCGACAGCGATGGCAGGTCCGGCCGCGCTCGGCGCAGAGCCCGCGATGAAGCCCGCTTCATCTGGCGATTCGTCGCCATTGGCGAGTCGCGCCAGCATTTCACGCGCCGAATTGAACCCCTCTCCGGTGACGGAGGTCGTACCGCTATTCGACTCTGGCATATAGGTCCCGTTTTCGATCGCGCGCTGGCGGTCGAGTTCTTTTTTCTCTTCGTCTTTTTTGATCTTCAAGATCGTGCGTTCGATCGCGGGTCCCGAGACGGGCGGAAAGACGTTATATTCCAGTCCCATCTCCTGAAGAATCGCCATGGAGGCATTCGTCGACGCTTCGACGAAACCGATGACCTTCACCGGAAAAGCCTGGCCGATGAGTTTGGGCAGGACGCGGGCCTTGCGGTTGGGATGATCCGCCGCGATCAATACGAACTCGGGTTGCTTTTGAATGACGGCGGCGATCGCGTCGCGCAAGTTCGTGGTCGTGATGATTTGCCACTGGCGATTGCGCAGGAACTGTTCGGCCTGCTTCAGTGCCTGTGGTTTCGCCTTTAATATGACCACCTTATAACTCATTCATCACTCACTCGTTGAGAAGAGATGCGTTCGCCTTTTTCTTGGGCAAACATAGGCCCCTCTACTTATCGGTCCAGGGGCGAAATGACACAATAGGACTTCCGTCGAGCTGCACGCTGCAGAAGGGGGAGGGAAGCTGACGTCTCAGAATGGGGCTTGTTAAGCTCAAAGGAGTCAGACTAGAAGGGCCACCACCGTGAAAGACTCCCACTCTCACTCGAATAAATCGCTGCTCGCCTTGTCCATCGGCGCCCTCGGGGTCGTCTATGGAGATATTGGGACGAGCCCCCTGTACGCGCTCCGTGAATCGTTTCAGCACAATAAATTTCTGGAGCTGACTCCGGACAACATCCTTGGGATCTGCTCGCTGATCTTCTGGACGATCGTGCTGGTCATCAACCTGAAGTACATGTGGTTCATTCTGCGCGCGGACAACAAGGGCGAAGGCGGAATCCTGTCGCTGATGGCGCTCGCCACGGCCTACGGGCGCGAGGATTCCAAACGTCGCATCTTACTTTTGATCGTGGGGCTTTTCGGCTCGGCGCTGCTGTACGGAGACGGCGTCATCACGCCCGCGATCTCGGTTCTTTCCGCCGTCGAGGGGATCAAGATCGTGACGCCGGTCTTTGAGCCTTACATTTTGCCGATCACCATGACGCTCTTAGCGGGGCTTTTCTTCATTCAGCGGATCGGCACCGGAAGTATCGGTAAAGTCTTCGGTCCCGTCGTGTTGCTATGGTTCTCCTCCATCGCGGCTTTGGGGGCCGCGGGCATCGTCGAAAATCCCGAGATCCTGCGCTCGCTCAGTCCGCATTACGCCGTGAACTTTTTCTTGAATAACGGTCTTCATTCGATGCTGGTTCTAGGATCCGTCTTCCTGGTGGTCACCGGCGGCGAGGCCCTCTACGCCGATATGGGGCACTTCGGTAAGCGGCCCATCCGTGCGGCTTGGGTCGCGATCGTTTTTCCCTGTTTGGTTTTGAACTATATGGGGCAAGGCGCGCTATTGCTACGCAATCCCGCCGGGATCGAGAACCCATTTTACTTCCTGGTCCCGGAATCGCTGCGCATCCCGATGGTGATCTTGGCGACCCTGACGACGATCATCGCTTCGCAGGCGTTGATCACCGGGATCTTTTCGCTCACGCGCCAGGCGGTGCAGTTGGGATTCGCGCCCCGTTTGCGAATCATCCATACGTCGTCACGCGAAATCGGTCAGATCTATATTCCGACCGTGAACTGGATCCTGATGGCCGGGGTCATGTGGGTCGTGTTCTCGTTTAAAACGTCGAGCTCGCTTGCGTCGGCCTACGGAATCGCGGTGACGGCGACGATGGTGGTGACGACCTTCCTGGCCTTCGTGGTCGCGCGCAAACTCTGGAATTGGCCGTTGTCGCGGGCGCTCGCGCTTTTCGGGTTCTTCCTGATGATCGATTTGGCTTTCTTCGGTTCGAACCTGATCAAAATCGCCGACGGCGGCTGGGTGCCGCTCGTGATCGCGGCGTTCGTCTATCTGCTGATGTCGACGTGGAAGAAGGGACGCCGCATTTTGGCGGAACATCTGAAAGCGCGCTCGGTTTCGGTGGAAGATTTCTTGGTTCGTATTAAACAAGCGCCGCCCGTGCGCGTTCCGGGGACCGCGGTTTATATGAGCGGCGATGCGTGGGGCGTGCCCGTGCCGCTGCTGCACAACTTGAAGCACAACAAGGTTTTGCATGAGCGCGTGGTGCTTTTGACGATCCGTACGGTCGAAGTGCCGAGTGTGAATAAAAAAGAACGTGTCCGCATCGACTCGATGGGGCCGAATTTTTACCGGATCATTGCGAACTACGGTTTTATGGAAACGCCCAAGATCAAACACATCCTCGAAGCGTGCCGCGAGCAGGGGATTCACATCTCTTTGCAGGATACGACCTTCGTTTTGGGTCGTGAAACGATCTTGCCGACGGGTGATCCGAACATGGCGGTCTGGCGCGAAAAAATCTTCGCGCTGATGGCACGCAATGCCGAGCGGCCCACCGCGTACTTCAAGATTCCGCCGAACCAGGTGATCGAAGTCGGCATTCAAGTCGAGATTTAAGCCCCGTCGCGGGGCTTAAGCTTTCAGGAAGCGTCGGATGTCGTCGGCCTTGGCCAGACCGTCGGCATAGCCGAACTCGATCAGTTTTTTACAGAAGTCCGGATCGAAAAGCAGATAAGAGATCAGCTCCGAAGCGTCTTCGAGCGGGCCCAGTCCCTTCAGCAGGTAGCGGATGATGCGCGGAAGCCGCGAGCTCATGTGGTGGGCGTGGTGGCCGATGTCTTCGGTCGGGTAAACCCAGCTGACGTCCATCGGGCGGAAGTTCAGATTTTCGATCGCGTCCGTGGGAACTTTCTCCAAGAACTGATTGATCTTCAAAAGACGTTCGACGTCGACCTCGATCCCGTCCAGAAGCACCGAGTTCATGACCATGTTCACGACCCGCGCCACGCTGGGAACTTTGTCTTCACGCTGACCGCGCGCGCTGTCGGCGGTCCAACCCATCTTGCGTACGCCGATGACGAAGACCGAGCTCGCGCCCAGATGAATCGCGGGGCTGAGCGGAGCGTGGGAGCGCACGCAGCCATCACCGTAATAGGCGTCGGCGACTTTGATCGGCGGGAAAAGCAGCGGGATGGCGGACGACGCCATGACGTGCTCCGAGCGAATCTGCGTCTTCAGGGAGTAGCGGCGGTTGCGCTGCCAGTCGGGAAGGCCTTCACCGCCTTGCACGAAGGTGACGGTGTGGGAATTGCGATAGTCCATGGCGGAAAGCGCCAGCGCGCGCAGGTGACCTGACTCGACCAACGCGTCGACGCGATCCCAATCCATATTGCGATCAATCAAGGCGCGTAGCGGAGCCGTATCGAGCAGCGACTTGCCTGAGGCGCCCGTGAGCGCCCCCAAAGACAGCTCACCCATCCATTTGAAGCCGATCTTACCCATCGACATGATGTCGGTATGGAAGACCTGCTCGGGCGTCAGCTGCGACCATAGGCTTTCCAGAAACCGGACCTGTTTCGGAAAACGATCCACGCCCCAGCTCAGGCAGGCGGCGTTGATGGCCCCCGCGCTGATCCCGGTGATGATTTGGAAAGGAGCTTCGATTTTGAGTTCTTCAGAGATTTCCGCGACGGCCTTAAGGACGCCGACTTGATACGCGCCACGCGCGCCGCCGCCAGAGAGAACGAGTGCCTTCATCCCTTGATCTTAACGAAAGGTCGGGGTCTTTGGGTACGCGCAAGGCCGAAAGCTAGACTTCGAAAACACCAAAAAAAAAGACCGGGCCTTACGGCGCCGGTCTTTCGGTGTTCGTACGATTCAAGGTCCGCGCAAAGGCTTACTTGGTCGCAACGATTTTCAAGCTGAGGTCGATGTCATTCGCGATGACCTTGTCGCCCAGGCCTTTGAAGAACTTGTCCGAAGCGTAGCGGACATCCCACTTCGAGCGGTCGATCTTCAGGGTGCCGGTCGCTTCCGCTTTTCCGTCCGCGCCGAGAGTCGCCACGATCGGGAAGGTCACGGGATGAGTCTTACCCTTCAGGGTGAAATCGCCAGTCAGCTCATGCGTCGCTTCGCCCGCTTTCGGAGCGGTGAGGGTTTTCGCGCTGGTGATTTTGAATGTTGCGGTCGGGAACTTCGCGACGTCGAAGAAGTCGGGCGATTTCAAGTGACCTTCGAGTTTGCCTTTGTCGCCGGGGCTGGCGGCGAGGTCCTTGTTGTTGATCGAATTCATGTCGATGACGATTTCGCCACCGGTGATGTTTTTGTCGGCGACGTTGATCGTGCCCGACTTGATCGCGACGGTGCCGTTGTGTGCCGACTCAACCAAAACTTTTTTACCGGTCCAGCCCACTTCCGAAGCGGCCGTGTCGACCTTCAAAGTGGTGGCGGCGCCCGCGGCTGCGGCGGCCGACGACGGAGCGGCCTTGGGGTCTTTTTTCGCTTGAGCGGTCAACGCCAAGCTACCGGTGAAAGCCAAGACGAGAGCTGCGGTCGTAAAATGAATGCGCATACAGAAGACTCCTTTTCTCCTCAAACGGGAGTGTTGAGGGGATCGAGTCTGTCCACACTTGCAGAGGATGTCACGGCGGGATGCGCCGGGGCATGAGGCTCCCCCAAAAAGAAGACCGGAGACTTGCGTCTCCGGTCTTAAGCCAAGCTCTGACTTGCCTTTTTGCTTCTACTCTTGCTCGGCCTGCACGCCGTCATTCGATTCGGGGAATGCCTCTTCGGTCGTCGGCCGCGGCATGTCCGTCCGCGGCGGGCCTTTCGGCTCGACCGACTCCAGATCCGCATACTCCGCCTTCACCGTGAGGGGAAGATCCAGCAGGAACTGCGTCTCGATGGGCTTTAAATCCAGATCGAAAACAAGCTTCAAAAGTTCCTCGACCCGCGCGACGAAATGGATTTCCATCTCGCTGACGACATCCTGCGGAATCTCGCGCAGATCGCGGCGATTGCGTTCGGGAAGGACCACGGTCCGGATCCCCGCACGGTGCGCGGCGATGACCTTTTCCTTGATCCCGCCCACGGGGGTGATCGCTCCGCGCAGCGTGATTTCTCCGGTCATGGCGAGCTTCGAAGAAACCGGACGTCCGGTGAGGAGCGAAATCATGCTCGACAGGATCGATACGCCCGCCGAAGGCCCATCTTTCGGAGTGGCGCCGGCCGGCACGTGCAAGTGCAGATCGTACTTTCGCCATTCCAAATTCAATCCTAGATCTTTCAAGTGACTGCGGATCAGGCTCTGCGCGATTTGCGCGGACTCGCGCATCACGTCGCCCAATTTTCCGGTCAAAATCAGATCGCCCCGGCCGGGCATCGCCGTGGTCTCGACGAAAAGGATGTCGCCTCCCACCGGGGTCCACGCCAGTCCCGTCACCACGCCGGGCGGATTGGCTTCCAGCGCCTCTTCCGTCAGGTAGCGGTCGGGTCCCAGAATCTCTTCGATGTCGAAGGACTTGATGCGGACCGGGTCGGTTTCGTTCTTCTCGATTTTCGCGACGACCTTCTCGCTGACCCCGCGCAAAACGGCGGCGACTTTGCGATCCAATTCGCGCACGCCCGCCTCGCGGGTGTAGGACGAGATCAGCCGCGTGAGCGCGTCGTCTTCCAGGATCGCGGTACCGGGTTTGAAGCCCTGCTCCTCCATTTGTTTCGGAATCAAATGGTTCTTCGCGATATGGAATTTCTCGGCCAGGGTGTAGCCGGTCATGTCGATGATTTCCATGCGGTCGAGGAGCGGGGCGGGAATCCCGTCCAGCTGGTTCGCGGTCGCGATGAACATCACCTTCGACAGATCGAAGGGCACTTCCAGGTAATGGTCCGTGAAGTTCGCGTTCTGTTCCGGATCCAGAACTTCCAGCAGGGCCGCCGCGGGATCTCCTTGATATCCGCGTCCCATCTTGTCGATTTCATCGAGCAAAAAGACGGGGTTGTTCTCTTGCACGCGTTTCAGTCCCGCGATCACGCGACCGGGTAGCGCCCCGACGTACGTCCGACGGTGCCCGCGGATCTCGGCATCGTCACGCACGCCGCCGACACTCACGCGGATGAACTTGCGGCCGAGGGCTTTCGCGATTGAGCTGGCGAGCGACGTCTTCCCGATCCCGGGAGGGCCCAGGAAAAGCAGGATCGATCCCTTCGCGTTCTTTCTCAGTTTCATGACGGCCAGCTGCTGCACGATCCGTTTCTTGACTTGCTCCATGCCGTAGTGATCCGCGTCCAGGATCCGGCGCGCGGCCTCGAGGTCGATGTCGGTCTCGACCGCCGATTTTGACCAGGGGAGCGCGGCGATCAGCTCAAGGTAATTGCGAATGACGTGGCTTTCCGGCGATTGGGGGCCGATCTCGGTCAAGCGACGCAGTTCGCTTTCCGCGACCTTGCGCACTTCGTCCGGCAGTCCCGCTTCGTCGAATTTTTTCTGCATCTTCTCTTCGAAGGTGCCGTCCTCGCTTGAACCATCGAGCTCTTCGCGAATGGCTTTCATATGTTCGCGCAAGATGCTTTGGCGCTGCTGTTGTCCCAGTTTTTGACTGAGCTTATTGCGGATTTCCGCTTGCAGTTCGAGGCTTTCCTTGAAGGACTTCATCAAATTCAACAGATGGAGGGCGCGCTCGCGCAGATTCGTCATCTCGAGAATTTTCTGTTTCTCTTTCAGATCGACGTCGATGTTACCGGCGCAAAGCGCGGTCAAATAAGACAGATCGTCGATGCCGTTCAGCATCTCGTTCAATTGATCGGTGTTTCCGGGCAGGACCTTCAGGATGTCTTTCCCCAGCTGACGAAGAGAATCCAGCAGGGCCTTTTCGGTCTGTTCGTTCATGTCGTTGACGTCGTCGAGCTGCTGGCCGAAAGCCTCGAGGAAATTCTCGCTCTCGAGCAGCTTAAGGTCTTCCAGGCGCACGCGCGCGAAGCCGCGTAAGA belongs to Pseudobdellovibrionaceae bacterium and includes:
- a CDS encoding aminotransferase class V-fold PLP-dependent enzyme; protein product: RFEPGGKAFSVVMALGASAKLLRETGIQNVEREAERLTRQLQEGLEARRYVVASPHGEKFRGAILNFVSGPGAKLRELAEIEKTFVTAKVAYAKRPPGIRLSLHAMMQDEDVARVLALL
- the lon gene encoding endopeptidase La, with product MTSMHGRLPVLPLRNAVLFPGLTQVVKVGRERSVSALKEAEKRGFWIITTQQIPQDDAIPAEKPIGADGVHTVGTLCRIDSLKGKPENGYQVVLRGFARVRLEDLKLLESENFLEAFGQQLDDVNDMNEQTEKALLDSLRQLGKDILKVLPGNTDQLNEMLNGIDDLSYLTALCAGNIDVDLKEKQKILEMTNLRERALHLLNLMKSFKESLELQAEIRNKLSQKLGQQQRQSILREHMKAIREELDGSSEDGTFEEKMQKKFDEAGLPDEVRKVAESELRRLTEIGPQSPESHVIRNYLELIAALPWSKSAVETDIDLEAARRILDADHYGMEQVKKRIVQQLAVMKLRKNAKGSILLFLGPPGIGKTSLASSIAKALGRKFIRVSVGGVRDDAEIRGHRRTYVGALPGRVIAGLKRVQENNPVFLLDEIDKMGRGYQGDPAAALLEVLDPEQNANFTDHYLEVPFDLSKVMFIATANQLDGIPAPLLDRMEIIDMTGYTLAEKFHIAKNHLIPKQMEEQGFKPGTAILEDDALTRLISSYTREAGVRELDRKVAAVLRGVSEKVVAKIEKNETDPVRIKSFDIEEILGPDRYLTEEALEANPPGVVTGLAWTPVGGDILFVETTAMPGRGDLILTGKLGDVMRESAQIAQSLIRSHLKDLGLNLEWRKYDLHLHVPAGATPKDGPSAGVSILSSMISLLTGRPVSSKLAMTGEITLRGAITPVGGIKEKVIAAHRAGIRTVVLPERNRRDLREIPQDVVSEMEIHFVARVEELLKLVFDLDLKPIETQFLLDLPLTVKAEYADLESVEPKGPPRTDMPRPTTEEAFPESNDGVQAEQE
- a CDS encoding YceI family protein, which produces MRIHFTTAALVLAFTGSLALTAQAKKDPKAAPSSAAAAAGAATTLKVDTAASEVGWTGKKVLVESAHNGTVAIKSGTINVADKNITGGEIVIDMNSINNKDLAASPGDKGKLEGHLKSPDFFDVAKFPTATFKITSAKTLTAPKAGEATHELTGDFTLKGKTHPVTFPIVATLGADGKAEATGTLKIDRSKWDVRYASDKFFKGLGDKVIANDIDLSLKIVATK
- a CDS encoding potassium transporter Kup — encoded protein: MKDSHSHSNKSLLALSIGALGVVYGDIGTSPLYALRESFQHNKFLELTPDNILGICSLIFWTIVLVINLKYMWFILRADNKGEGGILSLMALATAYGREDSKRRILLLIVGLFGSALLYGDGVITPAISVLSAVEGIKIVTPVFEPYILPITMTLLAGLFFIQRIGTGSIGKVFGPVVLLWFSSIAALGAAGIVENPEILRSLSPHYAVNFFLNNGLHSMLVLGSVFLVVTGGEALYADMGHFGKRPIRAAWVAIVFPCLVLNYMGQGALLLRNPAGIENPFYFLVPESLRIPMVILATLTTIIASQALITGIFSLTRQAVQLGFAPRLRIIHTSSREIGQIYIPTVNWILMAGVMWVVFSFKTSSSLASAYGIAVTATMVVTTFLAFVVARKLWNWPLSRALALFGFFLMIDLAFFGSNLIKIADGGWVPLVIAAFVYLLMSTWKKGRRILAEHLKARSVSVEDFLVRIKQAPPVRVPGTAVYMSGDAWGVPVPLLHNLKHNKVLHERVVLLTIRTVEVPSVNKKERVRIDSMGPNFYRIIANYGFMETPKIKHILEACREQGIHISLQDTTFVLGRETILPTGDPNMAVWREKIFALMARNAERPTAYFKIPPNQVIEVGIQVEI
- a CDS encoding patatin-like phospholipase family protein — encoded protein: MKALVLSGGGARGAYQVGVLKAVAEISEELKIEAPFQIITGISAGAINAACLSWGVDRFPKQVRFLESLWSQLTPEQVFHTDIMSMGKIGFKWMGELSLGALTGASGKSLLDTAPLRALIDRNMDWDRVDALVESGHLRALALSAMDYRNSHTVTFVQGGEGLPDWQRNRRYSLKTQIRSEHVMASSAIPLLFPPIKVADAYYGDGCVRSHAPLSPAIHLGASSVFVIGVRKMGWTADSARGQREDKVPSVARVVNMVMNSVLLDGIEVDVERLLKINQFLEKVPTDAIENLNFRPMDVSWVYPTEDIGHHAHHMSSRLPRIIRYLLKGLGPLEDASELISYLLFDPDFCKKLIEFGYADGLAKADDIRRFLKA